A genomic window from Astatotilapia calliptera chromosome 12, fAstCal1.2, whole genome shotgun sequence includes:
- the LOC113033843 gene encoding selenocysteine insertion sequence-binding protein 2 isoform X1, which yields MDKDFDHRHQRGSRKPPAEPHTSASAQPLILPNPYTSDQFSRGSQSGLSPKPAGRGGDAPRSHGYSSSRPVREASDNFLQSNRTKQDPQAKMPQNKKDSQGKFMGKTSVDMQKKGFKGTRSAPTSAGKPKPAQTNSVPFEVKMADFPELGGVSVAKAAPTVRKECWDPPFTSSQTPKLASSWMSGSRGSPTLPGPQVCATNAKPESQVIQAVQPVVTSWANIASQPPKKLDPNDKTISCNSMQIESMAAQEEEIAPGRKKRKKKKKPKSSSEGAGGDSSEPVISQEPPKFEDEEEFPDLTLALSKTERLITSSNTKLCNEENQREGSQHQSADQNQGKSPAAKTQPTETGKKGQKSEKASGKKSKVPMQLDIGNMLATLEKKQQSQKAKQDAKPVILTVGGGLPVVQKQTSAQKKPLWQQDKIAHNPLDSTSPLVKKGKQREVPKAKKPTPLKKVILKEREERKQRRLLEERGLLPESEYKLASNCTEKEQCDANATDEVGSPAEGFDELNDTCQIVGEAEETDKNETIQQQIPSPQSYPAPKIHSRKFRDYCSQMLSKDVDECVMLLLKELVRFQDRLYQKDPMKARMKRRLVMGLREVHKHLKLRKIKCVIISPNCERIQSKGGLDEALHTIIDTCREQGVPFIFALSRKALGRCVNKAVPVTLVGIFNYDGAQDYYHKMIELSSEARTAYEGMVSSLEQRDQEEAELETNTEEPVPDPDVTEPEEPQYIKIWKKMLEEEYNHTLMDFEVELRSMHLDNECTENTDDEES from the exons ATGGACAAG GACTTTGACCATAGACACCAGAGGGGGTCGAGGAAACCGCCTGCAGAGCCCCACACATCAGCATCAGCGCAACCTCTGATTCTACCAAACCCTTATACCTCCGATCAGTTTTCAAGAGG AAGCCAGTCAGGTCTGAGCCCAAAACCAGCAGGCAGAGGAGGAGATGCACCGAGGAGTCATGGCTACAGCAGCAGCCGCCCTGTTAGAGAGGCCAGTGATAACTTCCTACAGAGCAATAGGACCAAACAGGATCCCCAAGCTAAG ATGCCTCAAAACAAAAAGGACTCTCAAGGAAAATTCATGGGCAAAACCTCAGTGGACATGCAGAAAAAAG GTTTTAAAGGTACAAGATCTGCCCCAACCTCTGCAGGGAAGCCAAAACCAGCACAGACAAATTCTGTCCCATTTGAAGTGAAGATGGCTGATTTTCCGGAATTGGGTGGTGTTTCAGTGGCCAAAGCAGCTCCTACTGTTCGGAAAGAGTGCTGGGATCCTCCATTCACAAGCTCCCAAACTCCAAAATTGGCATCTTCTTGGATG TCTGGCAGCAGAGGATCTCCAACCCTACCTGGTCCCCAGGTGTGTGCCACTAATGCCAAGCCAGAAAGCCAAGTTATCCAAGCAG TCCAACCGGTGGTGACGTCCTGGGCTAACATTGCCTCTCAGCCTCCGAAGAAACTTGATCCCAATGACAAGACAATCAGCTGTAACAGTATGCAG ATTGAGAGCATGGCTGCACAGGAGGAAGAGATAGCTCCAGGGAGGAAAAagcgaaagaaaaaaaagaagccgaAAAGTAGCAGTGAGGGTGCAGGAGGTGACTCGTCAGAGCCAGTGATTTCTCAAGAGCCTCCAAAATTTGAG GATGAAGAGGAGTTCCCAGACTTGACTCTTGCTTTGTCGAAGACTGAAAGGTTAATAACCAGCAGCAATACAAAACTATGCAATGAG GAAAACCAAAGAGAAGGAAGTCAGCATCAATCTGCTGACCAGAACCAGGGAAAATCacctgcagcaaagacacaacCCACTGAAACGGGAAAAAAAGGACAG AAAAGCGAGAAAGCCTCTGGGAAAAAGAGCAAGGTTCCTATGCAACTGGACATCGGAAACATGCTGGCCACCCTGGAAAAGAAGCAGCAGTCTCAGAAAGCCAAGCAGGACGCTAAGCCAGTTATTCTCACAG TTGGTGGAGGACTACCTGTTGTTCAGAAGCAAACATCTGCCCAGAAGAAGCCTCTGTGGCAGCAGGATAAAATTGCACACAATCCCCTCGATTCAACTAGTCCTTTGGTAAAGAAAGGCAAGCAAAGAGAGGTGCCCAAAGCAAAGAAACCAACTCCTCTGAAGAAG GTCATTttgaaggagagagaggagaggaagcagaGGCGTTTActggaggagagaggactgCTGCCTGAAAGCGAGTATAAACTTGCGAGTAACTGTACAGAAAAAGAGCAGTGTGATGCAAACGCCACAG ATGAGGTTGGCTCTCCTGCAGAGGGATTTGATGAATTAAATGACACATGTCAGATCGTGGGAGAAGCTGAAGAGACGGACAAAAATGAGACCATACAGCAACAAATCCCCTCACCTCAGTCATACCCAGCACCTAAAATCCACAGCAGAAAATTCAGAGA ttattgcagccagatgctgagcAAAGATGTGGATGAGTGCGTGATGTTGCTGCTAAAGGAGCTGGTTCGGTTCCAGGACCGCCTGTACCAGAAGGACCCCATGAAGGCCCGCATGAAGAGGCGGCTCGTGATGGGCCTTAGGGAGGTCCACAAGCACCTCAAACTCAGGAAGATCAAGTGTGTCATTATCTCACCTAACTGTGAACGCATCCAGTCCAAAG GCGGCCTGGATGAGGCTCTCCACACAATCATCGATACATGTCGTGAGCAGGGTGTGCCGTTCATATTTGCACTCTCTAGAAAAGCTTTGGGACGCTGTGTCAACAAGGCCGTGCCTGTCACCCTGGTCGGCATCTTCAACTATGATGGTGCACAG GATTATTATCACAAGATGATCGAGCTGTCTTCTGAGGCCAGGACAGCCTATGAAGGGATGGTGTCAAGCCTGGAGCAGAGAGACCAGGAAGAGGCAGAGCTTGAAACAAACACTGAGGAACCTGTGCCTGACCCGGATGTAACGGAGCCAGAGGAACCACAATACA TAAAAATCTGGAAGAAAATGTTGGAGGAGGAGTATAACCACACATTAATGGACTTTGAGGTGGAGCTGCGGTCCATGCACTTGGACAATGAATGTACTGAAAACACTGATGATGAAGAGAGCTAA
- the LOC113032966 gene encoding major facilitator superfamily domain-containing protein 10 isoform X1 has product MSAVNKSKEDEGNFSTKVIKIVFIILLLDLLGFTLILPLLPSILDHYAESRDGVYQSLQTVVDWFREAVGIPLEKKYNSVLFGGLIGSLFSLLQFLASPVTGALSDSYGRRPLLMLTTLGLMSSYAVWAVSRSFSMFLLFRVIGGICKGNVSLCTAIIADLPCPKARNRGMAMIGVAFSLGFTVGPLMGAYFAITSKATGNVFYLTPALLALAFSTADLLFIWLMLPETLTKDVKALSSGCGDCRDLLHPLSLFYFAAVSKKKDQLSRNGMQSLRVLGLVYFCYLFLFSGLEFTLSFLTHQRFQFTSMEQGKMFFFIGVIMALIQGGYARRIKPGQHIRAVRMAIIALIPAFVIIGLSWNVTMLYIGLSLYSFAAAIVVPCLSTLVSDHGSASQKGTVMGILRSLGALARALGPVVSSSVYWIAGAQTCFLITSASFVLPLALLGIARRLKEE; this is encoded by the exons atgtcagccGTAAACAAATCCAAGGAAGATGAAGGCAACTTCTCCACAAAGGTCATCAAGATTGTGTTTATCATCCTGCTGCTGGACCTGCTGGGATTCACTCTGATTCTACCTCTGCTGCCTTCTATTTTGGATCACTATGCAGAAAGCAGG GATGGTGTGTATCAGTCTCTTCAAACTGTTGTGGACTGGTTCCGGGAGGCTGTTGGGATTCCTTTGGAAAAGAAATACAACAGTGTCCTGTTTGGAG gtctGATTGGCTCACTGTTTTCTCTGCTACAGTTCCTGGCATCACCTGTAACCGGGGCTCTGTCAGACTCATATGGCCGGCGACCCCTGCTTATGCTCACCACA ttagGGCTGATGTCCTCCTATGCAGTCTGGGCTGTTTCCCGGAGCTTCAGCATGTTCCTTTTGTTTCGGGTAATTGGGGGCATTTGTAAGGGCAACGTCAGCCTCTGCACTGCCATCATAGCTGACCTGCCGTGCCCGAAAGCACGGAACCGAGGAATG GCCATGATCGGCGTTGCCTTCTCCTTGGGCTTCACTGTGGGGCCTCTGATGGGCGCCTACTTTGCTATCACCTCCaaagcaacaggaaatgtcttCTACCTCACTCCAGCTCTGCTCGCCCTGGCTTTCAGCACTGCCGATCTGCTCTTTATTTGGCTGATGCTGCCAGAAACATTAACAAAGGACGTCAAG GCTTTGTCTTCAGGCTGTGGGGACTGCAGGGACCTGCTGCATCCATTATCCTTGTTCTATTTTGCAGCTGTTAGTAAGAAAAAAGATCAACTTTCAAGAAACG GAATGCAAAGCCTTCGAGTGCTGGGGCTGGTTTATTTCTGCTACCTCTTCCTGTTCTCTGGTCTGGAGTTCACCTTAAGTTTTCTTACTCACCAGCGTTTCCAGTTTACAAG CATGGAGCAGGGAAAGATGTTCTTCTTTATTGGTGTCATCATGGCTTTAATCCAGGGTGGTTATGCTCGCAGAATAAAACCGGGGCAGCACATCAGGGCTGTTCGTATG gcAATCATAGCATTGATCCCAGCCTTTGTAATCATCGGGTTATCGTGGAATGTAACAATGCTGTACATTGGGTTGTCACTGTATTCCTTTG CGGCTGCCATAGTTGTCCCCTGCTTGTCGACTCTAGTTTCTGACCATG GCTCAGCCAGTCAGAAGGGCACTGTGATGGGGATTCTGCGTAGTTTGGGTGCCCTGGCCAGAGCGTTGGGCCCAGTTGTGTCCTCCTCAG TGTATTGGATTGCTGGAGCACAGACCTGCTTTCTTATCACATCGGCCTCCTTCGTCTTGCCCTTAGCTCTCCTGGGCATAGCCAGGAGACTAAAAGAGGAATGA
- the LOC113033843 gene encoding selenocysteine insertion sequence-binding protein 2 isoform X2, protein MDKDFDHRHQRGSRKPPAEPHTSASAQPLILPNPYTSDQFSRGQSGLSPKPAGRGGDAPRSHGYSSSRPVREASDNFLQSNRTKQDPQAKMPQNKKDSQGKFMGKTSVDMQKKGFKGTRSAPTSAGKPKPAQTNSVPFEVKMADFPELGGVSVAKAAPTVRKECWDPPFTSSQTPKLASSWMSGSRGSPTLPGPQVCATNAKPESQVIQAVQPVVTSWANIASQPPKKLDPNDKTISCNSMQIESMAAQEEEIAPGRKKRKKKKKPKSSSEGAGGDSSEPVISQEPPKFEDEEEFPDLTLALSKTERLITSSNTKLCNEENQREGSQHQSADQNQGKSPAAKTQPTETGKKGQKSEKASGKKSKVPMQLDIGNMLATLEKKQQSQKAKQDAKPVILTVGGGLPVVQKQTSAQKKPLWQQDKIAHNPLDSTSPLVKKGKQREVPKAKKPTPLKKVILKEREERKQRRLLEERGLLPESEYKLASNCTEKEQCDANATDEVGSPAEGFDELNDTCQIVGEAEETDKNETIQQQIPSPQSYPAPKIHSRKFRDYCSQMLSKDVDECVMLLLKELVRFQDRLYQKDPMKARMKRRLVMGLREVHKHLKLRKIKCVIISPNCERIQSKGGLDEALHTIIDTCREQGVPFIFALSRKALGRCVNKAVPVTLVGIFNYDGAQDYYHKMIELSSEARTAYEGMVSSLEQRDQEEAELETNTEEPVPDPDVTEPEEPQYIKIWKKMLEEEYNHTLMDFEVELRSMHLDNECTENTDDEES, encoded by the exons ATGGACAAG GACTTTGACCATAGACACCAGAGGGGGTCGAGGAAACCGCCTGCAGAGCCCCACACATCAGCATCAGCGCAACCTCTGATTCTACCAAACCCTTATACCTCCGATCAGTTTTCAAGAGG CCAGTCAGGTCTGAGCCCAAAACCAGCAGGCAGAGGAGGAGATGCACCGAGGAGTCATGGCTACAGCAGCAGCCGCCCTGTTAGAGAGGCCAGTGATAACTTCCTACAGAGCAATAGGACCAAACAGGATCCCCAAGCTAAG ATGCCTCAAAACAAAAAGGACTCTCAAGGAAAATTCATGGGCAAAACCTCAGTGGACATGCAGAAAAAAG GTTTTAAAGGTACAAGATCTGCCCCAACCTCTGCAGGGAAGCCAAAACCAGCACAGACAAATTCTGTCCCATTTGAAGTGAAGATGGCTGATTTTCCGGAATTGGGTGGTGTTTCAGTGGCCAAAGCAGCTCCTACTGTTCGGAAAGAGTGCTGGGATCCTCCATTCACAAGCTCCCAAACTCCAAAATTGGCATCTTCTTGGATG TCTGGCAGCAGAGGATCTCCAACCCTACCTGGTCCCCAGGTGTGTGCCACTAATGCCAAGCCAGAAAGCCAAGTTATCCAAGCAG TCCAACCGGTGGTGACGTCCTGGGCTAACATTGCCTCTCAGCCTCCGAAGAAACTTGATCCCAATGACAAGACAATCAGCTGTAACAGTATGCAG ATTGAGAGCATGGCTGCACAGGAGGAAGAGATAGCTCCAGGGAGGAAAAagcgaaagaaaaaaaagaagccgaAAAGTAGCAGTGAGGGTGCAGGAGGTGACTCGTCAGAGCCAGTGATTTCTCAAGAGCCTCCAAAATTTGAG GATGAAGAGGAGTTCCCAGACTTGACTCTTGCTTTGTCGAAGACTGAAAGGTTAATAACCAGCAGCAATACAAAACTATGCAATGAG GAAAACCAAAGAGAAGGAAGTCAGCATCAATCTGCTGACCAGAACCAGGGAAAATCacctgcagcaaagacacaacCCACTGAAACGGGAAAAAAAGGACAG AAAAGCGAGAAAGCCTCTGGGAAAAAGAGCAAGGTTCCTATGCAACTGGACATCGGAAACATGCTGGCCACCCTGGAAAAGAAGCAGCAGTCTCAGAAAGCCAAGCAGGACGCTAAGCCAGTTATTCTCACAG TTGGTGGAGGACTACCTGTTGTTCAGAAGCAAACATCTGCCCAGAAGAAGCCTCTGTGGCAGCAGGATAAAATTGCACACAATCCCCTCGATTCAACTAGTCCTTTGGTAAAGAAAGGCAAGCAAAGAGAGGTGCCCAAAGCAAAGAAACCAACTCCTCTGAAGAAG GTCATTttgaaggagagagaggagaggaagcagaGGCGTTTActggaggagagaggactgCTGCCTGAAAGCGAGTATAAACTTGCGAGTAACTGTACAGAAAAAGAGCAGTGTGATGCAAACGCCACAG ATGAGGTTGGCTCTCCTGCAGAGGGATTTGATGAATTAAATGACACATGTCAGATCGTGGGAGAAGCTGAAGAGACGGACAAAAATGAGACCATACAGCAACAAATCCCCTCACCTCAGTCATACCCAGCACCTAAAATCCACAGCAGAAAATTCAGAGA ttattgcagccagatgctgagcAAAGATGTGGATGAGTGCGTGATGTTGCTGCTAAAGGAGCTGGTTCGGTTCCAGGACCGCCTGTACCAGAAGGACCCCATGAAGGCCCGCATGAAGAGGCGGCTCGTGATGGGCCTTAGGGAGGTCCACAAGCACCTCAAACTCAGGAAGATCAAGTGTGTCATTATCTCACCTAACTGTGAACGCATCCAGTCCAAAG GCGGCCTGGATGAGGCTCTCCACACAATCATCGATACATGTCGTGAGCAGGGTGTGCCGTTCATATTTGCACTCTCTAGAAAAGCTTTGGGACGCTGTGTCAACAAGGCCGTGCCTGTCACCCTGGTCGGCATCTTCAACTATGATGGTGCACAG GATTATTATCACAAGATGATCGAGCTGTCTTCTGAGGCCAGGACAGCCTATGAAGGGATGGTGTCAAGCCTGGAGCAGAGAGACCAGGAAGAGGCAGAGCTTGAAACAAACACTGAGGAACCTGTGCCTGACCCGGATGTAACGGAGCCAGAGGAACCACAATACA TAAAAATCTGGAAGAAAATGTTGGAGGAGGAGTATAACCACACATTAATGGACTTTGAGGTGGAGCTGCGGTCCATGCACTTGGACAATGAATGTACTGAAAACACTGATGATGAAGAGAGCTAA
- the LOC113032966 gene encoding major facilitator superfamily domain-containing protein 10 isoform X2: MQKAGMVCISLFKLLWTGSGRLLGFLWKRNTTVSCLEFLASPVTGALSDSYGRRPLLMLTTLGLMSSYAVWAVSRSFSMFLLFRVIGGICKGNVSLCTAIIADLPCPKARNRGMAMIGVAFSLGFTVGPLMGAYFAITSKATGNVFYLTPALLALAFSTADLLFIWLMLPETLTKDVKALSSGCGDCRDLLHPLSLFYFAAVSKKKDQLSRNGMQSLRVLGLVYFCYLFLFSGLEFTLSFLTHQRFQFTSMEQGKMFFFIGVIMALIQGGYARRIKPGQHIRAVRMAIIALIPAFVIIGLSWNVTMLYIGLSLYSFAAAIVVPCLSTLVSDHGSASQKGTVMGILRSLGALARALGPVVSSSVYWIAGAQTCFLITSASFVLPLALLGIARRLKEE; this comes from the exons ATGCAGAAAGCAGG GATGGTGTGTATCAGTCTCTTCAAACTGTTGTGGACTGGTTCCGGGAGGCTGTTGGGATTCCTTTGGAAAAGAAATACAACAGTGTCCTGTTTGGAG TTCCTGGCATCACCTGTAACCGGGGCTCTGTCAGACTCATATGGCCGGCGACCCCTGCTTATGCTCACCACA ttagGGCTGATGTCCTCCTATGCAGTCTGGGCTGTTTCCCGGAGCTTCAGCATGTTCCTTTTGTTTCGGGTAATTGGGGGCATTTGTAAGGGCAACGTCAGCCTCTGCACTGCCATCATAGCTGACCTGCCGTGCCCGAAAGCACGGAACCGAGGAATG GCCATGATCGGCGTTGCCTTCTCCTTGGGCTTCACTGTGGGGCCTCTGATGGGCGCCTACTTTGCTATCACCTCCaaagcaacaggaaatgtcttCTACCTCACTCCAGCTCTGCTCGCCCTGGCTTTCAGCACTGCCGATCTGCTCTTTATTTGGCTGATGCTGCCAGAAACATTAACAAAGGACGTCAAG GCTTTGTCTTCAGGCTGTGGGGACTGCAGGGACCTGCTGCATCCATTATCCTTGTTCTATTTTGCAGCTGTTAGTAAGAAAAAAGATCAACTTTCAAGAAACG GAATGCAAAGCCTTCGAGTGCTGGGGCTGGTTTATTTCTGCTACCTCTTCCTGTTCTCTGGTCTGGAGTTCACCTTAAGTTTTCTTACTCACCAGCGTTTCCAGTTTACAAG CATGGAGCAGGGAAAGATGTTCTTCTTTATTGGTGTCATCATGGCTTTAATCCAGGGTGGTTATGCTCGCAGAATAAAACCGGGGCAGCACATCAGGGCTGTTCGTATG gcAATCATAGCATTGATCCCAGCCTTTGTAATCATCGGGTTATCGTGGAATGTAACAATGCTGTACATTGGGTTGTCACTGTATTCCTTTG CGGCTGCCATAGTTGTCCCCTGCTTGTCGACTCTAGTTTCTGACCATG GCTCAGCCAGTCAGAAGGGCACTGTGATGGGGATTCTGCGTAGTTTGGGTGCCCTGGCCAGAGCGTTGGGCCCAGTTGTGTCCTCCTCAG TGTATTGGATTGCTGGAGCACAGACCTGCTTTCTTATCACATCGGCCTCCTTCGTCTTGCCCTTAGCTCTCCTGGGCATAGCCAGGAGACTAAAAGAGGAATGA